In Methanoregula sp., a single genomic region encodes these proteins:
- a CDS encoding SOS response-associated peptidase, translating into MDKKWNVMCGRYSLICIDDLGNRFRIFNPMLGARSKFNIAPGTRQPVIVQGVSGRELKQMQWGLVPHWTRSFKAAHPIINARAESLAEKLMFATLLKTKRCLVPASGFFEWKHEGARKLPFYIQVNDQPLFAFAGLYDEWHDPAGTDLATYTIITTEPNTLMATVHNRMPVIVSQDHEEEWLSGEQLDTGHLKDMLIPYPAEKMAMHPVSPLVNSPSADDERLIHPLFGLTG; encoded by the coding sequence GTGGACAAGAAGTGGAATGTAATGTGCGGCAGGTATTCCCTCATCTGCATTGATGATCTCGGCAACCGCTTCCGCATCTTCAACCCGATGCTCGGTGCCCGCTCGAAGTTCAATATCGCGCCCGGTACCCGGCAGCCGGTGATCGTGCAGGGGGTTTCCGGCAGGGAACTTAAGCAGATGCAGTGGGGCCTTGTACCGCACTGGACAAGGAGCTTCAAGGCGGCGCACCCGATCATCAATGCCCGGGCAGAGTCCCTTGCGGAAAAACTCATGTTTGCCACCCTGTTAAAAACGAAGCGCTGTCTCGTGCCGGCCAGCGGCTTTTTTGAGTGGAAGCACGAGGGGGCAAGAAAGCTCCCGTTCTATATCCAGGTAAACGACCAGCCACTCTTTGCTTTTGCCGGGCTGTACGATGAGTGGCACGATCCTGCAGGAACGGACCTTGCCACGTACACGATCATCACGACAGAGCCCAATACCTTAATGGCAACGGTGCACAACCGGATGCCGGTTATTGTTTCGCAGGATCACGAGGAGGAGTGGCTTTCCGGCGAACAACTGGACACGGGACACCTTAAGGATATGCTCATACCGTACCCTGCAGAAAAGATGGCCATGCATCCGGTCTCCCCGCTCGTGAATTCCCCTTCAGCCGATGACGAGCGGCTGATCCACCCTCTTTTTGGGCTCACCGGGTAA
- a CDS encoding type B DNA-directed DNA polymerase: protein MWILDSAFRSGGVDLWHKEGTVQKCHHDYDPPFYLQLKDPDLHHEMIEALEEHYRAEPCTFTTIFGNCEGYRVFAGRRVAEAIEQQTQFAAQLFNVDVRRDQRFMAERGIVPCCADPEARFFPVFGHGLNSMEIRIHDDPARDRTCSDIEIICGRTERLHGPERDVLADLFGLVAASDPDLILMTDADRWISKLQVRAGVLGLTMPFSRNGKYRTMDSRSYWSYGRVEHKEAALIPYGRILIDTEQSFVYREGGLAGVLMASRLTGLSPSLASRFTPGTLISSYETYEAVRRGIVVPFRKSDAEVLRKFSQLRTADRGGMMFQPEPGIFAGVDEIDFTSMYPSIIVKANLSPETIGQPEQQRRGFLPTALEPLLDLRIRTKQLKKTDPSLAGIDAILKWMLVTCFGYTGYKNAKFGRIEVHEGITGRSRDILLRTKDIAEAMGFCVLHGIVDCLWVQGAPVAALQERVNRETGLSTEVEHFTWLVFLPLNDGLGAYNRYYGRLSDGSVKVRGIAARRHDTPEYIRTMQGDMLAVMGKAATIAELTGVWDQVNAIYHNAVQQLPSAPAQDMAISRRISRLTYAHRCIEGAAVNAYRECGVPVAPGMKIRYVVRDARTYRVDPAWNAERFDIPYYRELLERAWAEITYAFKSGGGISNERQGIPAGRVQRPICAEQRSNE from the coding sequence ATGTGGATCCTTGACTCAGCGTTCCGGAGCGGGGGCGTGGACCTGTGGCACAAGGAGGGAACGGTGCAGAAGTGCCATCACGATTATGATCCGCCGTTTTATCTCCAGCTTAAGGACCCGGACTTACATCATGAAATGATCGAAGCCTTAGAGGAGCACTACCGTGCGGAGCCCTGCACGTTTACCACTATCTTTGGCAACTGCGAGGGGTACAGGGTTTTTGCCGGCAGGCGGGTGGCAGAGGCGATCGAGCAGCAGACACAGTTTGCTGCGCAGCTCTTCAACGTGGACGTGCGACGCGACCAGCGCTTCATGGCCGAGCGGGGAATTGTTCCCTGCTGTGCCGACCCGGAGGCCCGGTTCTTCCCCGTGTTCGGGCACGGCCTGAACAGCATGGAGATCCGGATCCATGATGACCCGGCCCGTGATCGGACCTGCTCGGATATTGAGATCATCTGCGGGCGCACCGAGCGGCTGCACGGGCCGGAGCGGGATGTGCTTGCCGATCTCTTCGGGCTCGTTGCTGCATCTGACCCGGACCTGATCCTGATGACCGATGCCGATCGCTGGATCTCAAAACTACAGGTACGGGCCGGGGTACTGGGCCTTACAATGCCGTTTTCCCGGAACGGGAAGTATCGCACCATGGACTCGCGCTCCTACTGGAGCTATGGCAGGGTCGAGCACAAGGAAGCAGCACTCATACCATACGGCAGGATCCTGATCGATACCGAACAGTCGTTTGTATACCGCGAGGGAGGGCTTGCCGGGGTGCTCATGGCCTCCCGGCTCACGGGACTCTCGCCCAGCCTTGCGTCCCGGTTCACCCCGGGCACGCTCATCTCCAGCTACGAGACCTATGAAGCGGTGCGAAGGGGAATTGTTGTGCCGTTCAGGAAGAGCGATGCTGAAGTCCTGCGGAAATTCTCCCAGCTCCGGACTGCGGACCGGGGCGGGATGATGTTCCAGCCGGAGCCCGGCATCTTTGCCGGGGTGGACGAGATCGATTTCACCTCCATGTACCCCTCCATCATCGTTAAGGCAAACCTGTCACCGGAGACCATCGGCCAGCCGGAACAGCAGCGCCGGGGTTTTCTCCCCACGGCCCTTGAACCCCTGCTTGACCTGCGGATACGGACAAAGCAGCTGAAAAAGACCGACCCGTCCCTGGCCGGCATCGATGCGATCCTCAAGTGGATGCTGGTCACCTGCTTCGGCTACACGGGCTACAAGAACGCAAAGTTCGGCAGGATCGAGGTGCACGAGGGGATCACCGGGCGATCGCGCGATATCCTCCTGCGCACCAAGGATATTGCCGAAGCGATGGGCTTTTGCGTCCTCCACGGGATTGTGGACTGCCTCTGGGTGCAGGGTGCGCCGGTTGCAGCACTGCAGGAGCGGGTCAACCGCGAGACCGGGTTGTCAACCGAAGTCGAACATTTCACCTGGTTAGTCTTCCTGCCGCTTAATGACGGACTGGGGGCCTACAACCGCTACTATGGCAGGCTTTCTGATGGCAGCGTGAAGGTGCGGGGCATTGCCGCACGCCGGCATGACACCCCGGAATATATACGGACAATGCAGGGCGACATGCTCGCTGTCATGGGGAAGGCGGCAACGATTGCGGAACTCACCGGAGTATGGGATCAGGTGAACGCGATATACCACAACGCGGTTCAGCAGCTCCCGTCTGCCCCCGCACAGGATATGGCCATCAGCCGGAGAATCAGCCGGCTCACGTATGCCCACCGCTGCATTGAAGGCGCTGCGGTGAATGCATACCGGGAATGCGGGGTGCCTGTCGCGCCGGGCATGAAGATCCGGTATGTGGTGCGGGATGCACGCACGTACCGGGTGGACCCTGCATGGAACGCAGAACGCTTTGATATCCCGTACTACCGGGAACTGCTGGAGCGGGCGTGGGCCGAGATTACCTATGCGTTTAAAAGCGGGGGAGGGATCAGCAACGAACGGCAGGGAATTCCTGCGGGACGGGTGCAACGGCCGATCTGTGCTGAACAGCGGAGTAATGAGTGA
- a CDS encoding class I SAM-dependent methyltransferase, with protein sequence MTDKQLISTIKYVAGTKPVFLLSEIVPYLEKKHPVEKLLTLITPLLDELNLVAKKTGADYEISRKVPAEEYTLNPAEQERQDAFFATRRLPPALEAAIEQYIPKKVGKELTDPIILERLRRAIVAQKSDYWKPTHQRSLQYTKAYHVLGYLAYHFPVYYVQTQHILAMLACDGLLKNSMTVLDAGTGPGVVPLAIADFYSRLDGATATVYSVERSEEHIEAFMYLREQCTQKGGNVSIKPPIKADLTTLDPAKIPQQIDLMIFSNVLNEISDVSLDRRADLVMKLAGRLAPDGTILIIEPAEETNSAQLRLLSLALKKRGLTIHSPCTFIWGTNCTPDRCWSFATSRNIQPTRMMGILASGEEPFRYLNIDIKYTYVVLRKDGKARNSYRVPTGSRVLRLSQIRRHVEKRINLIAAKMSGNLGDGKTMVFKLCDGTADTPVYAVVPAYHVTPENEAIVSAPYGTILELESVLVRHNPKHDAYNVLVSRNTGIHKPGAANE encoded by the coding sequence ATGACCGATAAGCAGCTCATCTCCACCATAAAATACGTGGCCGGCACCAAACCGGTCTTTTTACTCTCGGAGATCGTGCCGTACCTTGAAAAAAAACACCCGGTTGAAAAACTACTGACCCTCATCACCCCCCTGTTGGACGAACTGAACCTTGTGGCAAAAAAGACGGGAGCAGACTATGAGATCTCACGGAAGGTTCCGGCAGAGGAGTATACCCTGAACCCGGCAGAGCAGGAGAGGCAGGATGCGTTTTTTGCAACCCGCCGCCTTCCCCCGGCACTCGAAGCAGCGATCGAGCAGTACATTCCCAAAAAAGTGGGAAAGGAGCTGACCGACCCGATAATTCTCGAGCGGCTCCGCAGGGCAATTGTTGCCCAGAAGTCGGATTACTGGAAGCCGACGCACCAGCGATCGCTGCAGTACACCAAGGCATACCATGTGCTGGGCTATCTCGCGTACCATTTTCCGGTCTACTATGTACAGACCCAGCACATCCTCGCCATGCTCGCTTGTGACGGGCTGCTGAAGAACTCAATGACCGTGCTGGATGCCGGTACCGGCCCAGGGGTCGTGCCCCTTGCGATTGCAGATTTCTATTCCCGGCTGGATGGTGCTACGGCAACGGTGTACTCGGTAGAACGTTCGGAAGAGCACATCGAGGCGTTCATGTACCTGCGGGAGCAGTGCACGCAGAAAGGGGGCAATGTCAGTATCAAGCCCCCGATAAAGGCGGATCTCACCACCCTTGATCCGGCAAAAATCCCGCAGCAGATCGACCTGATGATCTTTTCCAATGTGCTCAACGAGATCAGCGATGTGTCGCTTGACCGGCGGGCGGATCTCGTGATGAAACTGGCCGGGAGGCTTGCACCGGATGGCACGATCCTCATTATTGAGCCTGCCGAAGAGACCAACTCTGCCCAGTTGCGGCTGCTCTCGCTTGCGTTAAAGAAACGGGGATTGACGATTCACAGCCCCTGCACATTTATCTGGGGGACGAACTGCACGCCGGACCGGTGCTGGAGTTTTGCCACCAGCCGGAACATCCAGCCCACCCGGATGATGGGGATACTTGCATCCGGTGAAGAGCCGTTCCGGTATCTCAACATCGATATCAAGTACACGTACGTGGTGCTCAGGAAGGACGGAAAAGCCCGGAACTCTTACCGGGTGCCCACTGGTTCCCGGGTCCTGCGGTTGTCCCAGATCCGCCGCCACGTGGAGAAACGGATCAATCTCATTGCAGCCAAGATGTCAGGGAACCTGGGGGATGGCAAGACGATGGTGTTCAAGCTCTGCGATGGCACGGCAGATACACCGGTATATGCGGTGGTGCCCGCGTACCATGTGACACCGGAGAATGAGGCGATCGTCTCGGCACCGTACGGGACAATCCTCGAACTAGAGAGCGTGCTCGTCCGGCACAACCCGAAGCATGATGCGTACAATGTACTGGTGAGCCGGAATACCGGGATCCATAAACCCGGCGCCGCAAATGAATAG
- a CDS encoding type IV pilin, protein MTHPPDSEQPASEIVGAIILIGVIVMVFAFAGILLFSQPPSQKLPTLSVTTSINGRVIDIHHNGGDILSHPDMYILVNDARQDFSKNNDPSWTTWSVGESLEYEVPGTVPISSIKVIYDSSGTSAVLYSASFETSALPATVTTTPPIITHTIVASAGAGGSISPSGSVIASDGSDQSFTITPSPGYHIADVFVDSVSQGTLSNYFFTNVEADHTISASFAINTYTITASAGANGTITPAGVMTVTYGAMPAYTITPDTSYHVEDVLVNGTSVGAVTKYLFPPVTTNKTISAMFARNSRAQIYYEGFESGSTGWVLNGASRQNGIVPKNQTWSMRLRNTNSMYRPTTTANYESIVVQFAWTAQSLDSISETVLAEYSTDGGANWNTLSQITGPTASPTTLTIVTSATLPASAGNNANFQLRFRITGNNNNDLLYVDDVKITAIPM, encoded by the coding sequence ATGACCCATCCACCGGATTCTGAACAGCCCGCGTCTGAAATTGTCGGTGCGATTATCCTTATCGGGGTTATTGTTATGGTTTTTGCCTTTGCAGGGATCCTGCTGTTCTCCCAGCCCCCGTCCCAGAAACTCCCTACCTTGAGCGTCACTACATCCATCAACGGGCGGGTAATAGATATTCACCATAACGGCGGGGATATCCTGTCGCACCCGGATATGTATATTCTTGTCAATGATGCACGACAGGATTTTTCCAAGAATAACGATCCTTCCTGGACAACATGGTCTGTCGGAGAATCCCTGGAATATGAGGTTCCCGGTACCGTTCCGATCTCATCGATAAAAGTTATTTATGACAGCTCAGGTACATCCGCTGTATTATACTCTGCCAGTTTCGAAACCTCTGCACTACCGGCCACGGTTACCACGACGCCCCCCATTATTACCCATACTATCGTCGCATCAGCAGGAGCCGGTGGATCGATCAGTCCGTCGGGCTCAGTGATCGCATCTGATGGATCCGATCAGAGCTTCACCATAACCCCGTCACCTGGCTATCATATTGCAGATGTTTTTGTTGACAGCGTGTCACAGGGAACCCTCTCCAATTATTTCTTCACAAATGTGGAGGCCGACCACACGATCTCGGCATCGTTTGCGATCAACACGTACACGATAACGGCGAGTGCCGGAGCAAATGGAACGATCACTCCGGCTGGAGTAATGACCGTCACCTATGGAGCCATGCCGGCCTACACCATAACACCGGATACCAGCTATCATGTCGAAGATGTCCTGGTTAACGGCACTTCAGTGGGAGCGGTAACGAAGTATCTCTTCCCGCCCGTGACCACCAACAAGACGATCTCAGCAATGTTTGCCCGGAATTCACGGGCACAAATATACTACGAAGGCTTTGAATCCGGATCAACCGGGTGGGTACTTAACGGTGCCTCCCGCCAGAATGGCATTGTCCCGAAGAACCAGACCTGGAGCATGCGACTCAGAAACACCAACAGTATGTACCGGCCCACCACAACAGCGAATTATGAATCCATTGTTGTGCAATTTGCCTGGACAGCCCAAAGTCTAGACAGCATCTCGGAGACCGTCCTGGCGGAGTATTCAACGGATGGCGGAGCGAACTGGAATACCCTTTCACAGATCACCGGACCCACCGCGAGTCCAACAACACTCACCATTGTCACCTCCGCGACACTTCCCGCAAGTGCCGGCAACAATGCCAACTTCCAGCTGCGATTCCGCATCACCGGCAATAACAACAATGACCTTCTCTATGTCGATGACGTAAAGATAACCGCAATCCCCATGTAA
- a CDS encoding IPT/TIG domain-containing protein: MRWIPVSILILAGLLLIGGVSASEFGPWSFQTVDSYKHVGQYSSVALDAAGNPAISYYDQTYGDLKYASWDGTRWNITTVDCSKRESKNKWFFWDRSHDSTQTPEYLSCFHGTQKVGKYSSLAFDNNGKPRISYYDESNKNLLYAAWDGTKWVIETVDGSKAVKGHNWKNWDGDHNRIDDRSVKVGQYTSLAFDNTGKPRISYYDESKGDLKYASWDGSKWILTTVDGSLAEKGRKNWDNDRDRVDTRSVKVGEYSSLALDSSNKPSISYYDETNKNLKYAAWDGSKWVIETVDGLKKGEGQNKYHWDGDHNRIDDRSRNVGKFSSLALDSSGKPCISYYDQSDKNLLYAAWDGNQWNITTVDSSKRVGEYASLALDANGNPRISYYDASHRDLKFASWNSTNSIWVTETVDSSGKVGSFTSLVLDSQGAPGISYYDQSNKDLKYAAGKGQTQTPTAPIVTGISPASGPVSGGTVVTITGTGFTGATNVIFGDYEGTNPIVNSDTSISITSPANQAGTVHVTVITLTGGSSATSPADQFTYIVVPTITSISPVSGPDIGGTVVTITGTSLNGATAVTFDGTPASTFSVINETSISATSPAHAAGAVNVNVTTPNGAATGTYTYITLPTVTDISPASGPVSGGTVVTITGTNLIGTNAVTFDGTPATASSAINETSISATSPAHAAGAVSVVVTTPNGTATGTYTYVIPPTVTGISPARGPASGDTVVTISGTNLNGATTVTFDGIPATAFSADSDTTITATTPAHAAGAVNVVVTTLTGAATGTYTYIGGPTVSSITPATGVAGELVTITDLAGTNFVEGTTPEVWLAKTGEKNINATNVFVVNPNQITCTIQLAPYSNTLPGKWDVGVKNSDGQSGSQSALFTLTNPAPLVSSIEPNSGINGTIIHVVNVTGQNFGFGTNPIIWLSKDGQSDIMASDVHIYGTTSLDFLLNIPVTAEAGVWDLHVRSQDGQTTAYLGQFTVISGLPEGFIWDWTTDGWDGWTYSSSYSGTESYSVIGPDIVSGNGIYGVSLPAGTRNKVVTSTVSKTFTAPAGSQWSTLTFNGLLSSSDNDGGRSLNIKVNSLDVYPETTAATDPTLNGQQEFTITKPFDRANEVIVTIISKGTVLKKTTFVYTTQFNSLTLS; encoded by the coding sequence ATGAGATGGATTCCTGTTAGTATCCTGATCCTGGCAGGATTGTTGCTGATTGGTGGCGTGTCAGCAAGTGAATTCGGACCATGGTCGTTTCAGACCGTGGACAGTTACAAGCATGTTGGACAATATTCATCCGTTGCCCTGGATGCAGCGGGCAATCCTGCGATCAGCTACTATGATCAGACGTATGGGGATCTGAAGTATGCCTCCTGGGACGGGACCAGGTGGAATATCACCACTGTAGACTGTTCCAAGCGTGAGAGCAAAAACAAATGGTTCTTCTGGGACCGGAGTCATGACAGTACTCAAACCCCTGAATATCTTTCCTGTTTCCACGGAACCCAGAAGGTGGGCAAGTATTCCTCCCTTGCCTTCGACAATAACGGTAAGCCACGCATCAGCTACTATGACGAGTCGAACAAGAACCTGCTGTATGCTGCATGGGACGGGACAAAATGGGTCATCGAAACGGTTGACGGATCCAAGGCTGTAAAAGGACATAACTGGAAGAACTGGGATGGAGATCACAACCGGATTGATGACCGTTCCGTAAAGGTTGGACAATATACTTCCCTTGCCTTTGACAACACCGGCAAGCCACGCATCAGCTACTATGACGAGTCAAAGGGTGACCTGAAATATGCATCCTGGGATGGAAGCAAGTGGATCCTAACGACAGTTGACGGATCCCTGGCTGAGAAAGGACGGAAGAACTGGGATAACGATCGCGACAGGGTTGATACCCGTTCCGTAAAGGTTGGAGAGTATTCCTCACTGGCCCTTGACAGCAGCAATAAGCCAAGCATCAGCTACTATGACGAGACGAACAAGAACCTGAAGTATGCTGCCTGGGACGGAAGCAAGTGGGTCATCGAAACGGTTGACGGTTTGAAGAAAGGGGAAGGACAGAACAAATATCACTGGGATGGCGATCATAACAGGATTGATGACCGTTCCAGGAATGTTGGGAAATTTTCCTCCCTCGCCCTTGACAGCAGTGGCAAGCCATGTATCAGCTACTATGACCAGTCGGACAAGAACCTGCTGTATGCTGCCTGGGACGGAAACCAGTGGAACATTACCACGGTCGACAGTTCCAAGAGAGTGGGTGAATATGCATCCCTTGCACTGGATGCGAACGGTAACCCGCGTATCAGCTATTACGATGCATCTCACAGGGATCTGAAATTTGCTTCATGGAATAGTACAAATTCCATCTGGGTTACTGAGACGGTGGACAGTTCCGGAAAAGTCGGGAGCTTTACATCCCTTGTACTGGACTCGCAGGGGGCTCCGGGGATCAGCTACTACGACCAGTCGAACAAGGATCTGAAATATGCTGCCGGGAAAGGGCAGACGCAAACCCCGACAGCCCCGATCGTGACCGGAATCTCACCGGCAAGTGGACCGGTGAGCGGTGGTACCGTTGTAACGATCACCGGTACCGGGTTTACTGGTGCAACAAATGTCATATTCGGAGACTATGAAGGCACCAACCCGATCGTAAACTCGGATACAAGCATCAGCATCACTTCTCCCGCCAATCAGGCCGGTACCGTTCATGTAACGGTCATCACCCTCACAGGTGGCTCCAGCGCTACTTCCCCAGCTGATCAGTTCACGTATATTGTTGTCCCAACGATAACCAGCATCTCACCGGTAAGTGGACCTGATATCGGGGGTACCGTTGTAACGATCACCGGTACGAGCCTTAACGGCGCAACCGCAGTAACCTTTGACGGGACACCGGCTAGCACATTCTCGGTTATCAACGAGACTTCAATCTCCGCGACCTCACCGGCTCATGCAGCGGGAGCCGTTAACGTTAATGTCACCACACCCAACGGCGCTGCAACAGGGACATATACCTATATAACTCTCCCGACCGTGACTGACATCTCACCGGCAAGTGGACCGGTGAGCGGCGGTACCGTTGTAACGATCACCGGAACGAACCTTATCGGTACAAATGCAGTAACATTTGACGGGACACCGGCTACCGCTTCCTCGGCAATCAACGAGACTTCAATCTCCGCGACCTCACCGGCTCATGCAGCGGGAGCCGTTAGCGTTGTCGTCACCACTCCCAACGGCACTGCAACCGGGACATATACCTATGTAATTCCCCCAACCGTGACCGGCATCTCACCGGCACGTGGCCCTGCGAGTGGCGATACCGTTGTAACGATCTCCGGTACGAACCTTAACGGCGCAACCACAGTAACCTTTGACGGGATACCGGCTACCGCTTTCTCGGCAGACAGCGATACTACGATCACTGCGACCACACCGGCTCATGCAGCGGGAGCCGTTAACGTTGTCGTCACCACCCTTACCGGCGCTGCAACCGGGACATATACCTATATCGGAGGTCCGACCGTATCCAGCATTACTCCAGCCACAGGAGTTGCGGGTGAATTAGTAACGATAACTGACCTTGCTGGCACGAACTTTGTTGAAGGTACGACACCGGAAGTCTGGCTAGCAAAAACGGGAGAAAAGAATATTAATGCGACCAATGTCTTCGTGGTCAACCCCAATCAGATCACCTGTACAATTCAGCTCGCCCCCTACAGTAACACATTACCCGGGAAATGGGATGTCGGGGTAAAGAATTCGGACGGGCAGTCCGGGTCACAATCTGCTTTATTCACTCTGACAAACCCTGCTCCATTGGTAAGTTCCATCGAACCAAACAGCGGCATTAACGGAACCATAATCCATGTAGTAAATGTTACGGGCCAGAACTTTGGCTTTGGGACCAACCCGATCATATGGCTGTCAAAAGATGGGCAAAGTGATATTATGGCATCAGATGTGCATATCTACGGTACGACCAGTTTGGACTTCTTACTCAATATTCCCGTAACAGCTGAGGCTGGGGTGTGGGATCTCCATGTCAGGAGCCAGGACGGGCAAACCACGGCATATCTCGGCCAGTTCACGGTAATATCGGGACTTCCTGAAGGTTTCATCTGGGACTGGACTACTGATGGCTGGGATGGCTGGACGTATTCATCTTCATATTCGGGAACGGAGTCGTATTCGGTAATCGGCCCGGATATTGTTAGTGGCAATGGTATATACGGCGTGTCACTTCCTGCGGGCACAAGAAATAAAGTGGTGACATCCACGGTCTCGAAAACCTTTACCGCCCCAGCGGGTTCCCAGTGGAGTACTTTGACCTTCAACGGTCTGCTCAGTTCCTCTGATAATGATGGCGGAAGATCGTTGAACATTAAAGTGAATAGTTTGGACGTGTATCCTGAAACAACAGCCGCAACAGACCCTACGCTCAACGGTCAGCAGGAATTCACCATTACGAAGCCATTCGACAGGGCGAATGAGGTAATTGTCACCATAATAAGTAAGGGAACGGTATTGAAAAAGACTACATTCGTGTATACAACGCAGTTCAATTCATTGACCCTGAGCTGA